GGCCGCAAGGCGGGCATGCGCATGGTGTCGGGAACGCATGGCCAGCACCGCCATCGCGCGGGACAGCGCAGCAGACAACATCTGCGCTTCGTCGATCGCGACCGCGTCGTCGCCATTGGACCATTCATGGGTCCATGTCGTCGTCACCGCTTCGACGACCATGGACGGCTGCGGCTGCGCGAGTCCGACAACTTCGCCTGCGAAGGCGAACCCGGCGACGACGCGTTGCCCGTCCGGCAGGTAGAGGCAAAGCCGTGCCAAGCCTCCATCGACGACCAGCGGCGTTGCCGCGCCGGCGTCTCGCGAACAGATCACGCTGTCTTTCAGATGGAGACGCGGACGATTTGTCCTGACGATATGCATCCCAGCCTCACTGCTATTTCAAGGTTGTCGTCGATTCCACGACCTTGAAATCATCATGCGGCGAAGTGTCCGGGCC
This portion of the Sphingomonas sp. FARSPH genome encodes:
- a CDS encoding Crp/Fnr family transcriptional regulator; the protein is MHIVRTNRPRLHLKDSVICSRDAGAATPLVVDGGLARLCLYLPDGQRVVAGFAFAGEVVGLAQPQPSMVVEAVTTTWTHEWSNGDDAVAIDEAQMLSAALSRAMAVLAMRSRHHAHARLAAFLVDLIDRGFGTSFALPIARSDIGDHLGLTVHTVSRILSDFKRCGLIDAGPSRILSFDRIALQAVADQGGQLPHLASIDALPGMVH